One genomic window of Sardina pilchardus chromosome 15, fSarPil1.1, whole genome shotgun sequence includes the following:
- the lhx9 gene encoding LIM/homeobox protein Lhx9 isoform X5, with translation MEVVGCKAKESSCTLRPAAMLFHGISGDHIQGIMEEMERRSKTDSRLAKGVQMNGRETTMPSMNPEKPALCAGCGGKISDRYYLLAVDKQWHLRCLKCCECKLALESELTCFAKDGSIYCKEDYYRRFSVQRCARCHLGISASEMVMRARDSVYHLSCFTCTTCNKTLTTGDHFGMKDNLVYCRAHFETLVQGDYHPQLNYAELAAKGAGLALPYFNGTGGTVQKGRPRKRKSPAMGIDIASYNSGCNENEADHLDRDQQSYPPSQKTKRMRTSFKHHQLRTMKSYFAINHNPDAKDLKQLAQKTGLTKRVLQGEQIMGHYSNTSRRLKIP, from the exons ATGGAAGTTGTGGGGTGCAAGGCAAAAGAAAGCAGTTGCACATTGCGTCCAGCAGCCATGCTTTTCCACGGCATCTCCGGGGATCACATTCAAGGAAtcatggaggagatggagaggagatccAAAACGGATTCTCGTCTCGCCAAAGGGGTGCAAATGAACGGAAGAGAAACG ACAATGCCCTCCATGAATCCGGAGAAGCCTGCCCTGTGCGCCGGCTGTGGGGGAAAGATCTCGGACAGATACTACCTGCTGGCTGTGGACAAGCAGTGGCACCTCAGGTGTCTCAAGTGCTGTGAATGTAAACTGGCCCTGGAGTCAGAACTCACATGCTTCGCCAAGGATGGTAGCATTTACTGCAAAGAGGATTACTACAG AAGGTTCTCCGTGCAGAGATGTGCCCGCTGCCACCTCGGGATCTCGGCCTCGGAAATGGTGATGCGAGCAAGGGACTCCGTGTACCATCTCAGTTGCTTCACGTGCACTACCTGCAACAAGACACTGACGACGGGCGACCATTTCGGCATGAAAGACAACTTGGTTTACTGCAGGGCTCATTTCGAGACCCTTGTGCAGGGAGACTACCACCCCCAGTTGAACTACGCCGAGTTAGCAGCCAAAGGCGCAGGCCTAGCTTTGCCTTACTTTAACGGCACCGGCGGGACTGTTCAGAAGGGAAGGCCCAGGAAGCGGAAAAGTCCGGCCATGGGGATAGACATAGCCAGTTACAACTCAG GTTGTAACGAAAACGAAGCGGATCACCTGGATCGAGATCAGCAGTCCTACCCACCCTCCCAGAAGACCAAACGCATGCGCACCTCCTTCAAGCACCACCAGCTCCGCACCATGAAATCCTACTTCGCCATTAACCACAATCCGGACGCCAAGGATTTAAAACAACTGGCCCAGAAGACAGGCCTGACCAAAAGAGTTCTACAG GGAGAACAAATCATGGGGCATTACAGCAATACTTCCCGACGTTTGAAAATTCCCTAA
- the lhx9 gene encoding LIM/homeobox protein Lhx9 isoform X4, translating into MEVVGCKAKESSCTLRPAAMLFHGISGDHIQGIMEEMERRSKTDSRLAKGVQMNGRETSFREYTMLFGHTSEINLDFKTMPSMNPEKPALCAGCGGKISDRYYLLAVDKQWHLRCLKCCECKLALESELTCFAKDGSIYCKEDYYRRFSVQRCARCHLGISASEMVMRARDSVYHLSCFTCTTCNKTLTTGDHFGMKDNLVYCRAHFETLVQGDYHPQLNYAELAAKGAGLALPYFNGTGGTVQKGRPRKRKSPAMGIDIASYNSGCNENEADHLDRDQQSYPPSQKTKRMRTSFKHHQLRTMKSYFAINHNPDAKDLKQLAQKTGLTKRVLQGEQIMGHYSNTSRRLKIP; encoded by the exons ATGGAAGTTGTGGGGTGCAAGGCAAAAGAAAGCAGTTGCACATTGCGTCCAGCAGCCATGCTTTTCCACGGCATCTCCGGGGATCACATTCAAGGAAtcatggaggagatggagaggagatccAAAACGGATTCTCGTCTCGCCAAAGGGGTGCAAATGAACGGAAGAGAAACG TCATTCCGTGAATACACTATGCTGTTTGGCCATACCTCTGAAATCAACTTGGATTTCAAA ACAATGCCCTCCATGAATCCGGAGAAGCCTGCCCTGTGCGCCGGCTGTGGGGGAAAGATCTCGGACAGATACTACCTGCTGGCTGTGGACAAGCAGTGGCACCTCAGGTGTCTCAAGTGCTGTGAATGTAAACTGGCCCTGGAGTCAGAACTCACATGCTTCGCCAAGGATGGTAGCATTTACTGCAAAGAGGATTACTACAG AAGGTTCTCCGTGCAGAGATGTGCCCGCTGCCACCTCGGGATCTCGGCCTCGGAAATGGTGATGCGAGCAAGGGACTCCGTGTACCATCTCAGTTGCTTCACGTGCACTACCTGCAACAAGACACTGACGACGGGCGACCATTTCGGCATGAAAGACAACTTGGTTTACTGCAGGGCTCATTTCGAGACCCTTGTGCAGGGAGACTACCACCCCCAGTTGAACTACGCCGAGTTAGCAGCCAAAGGCGCAGGCCTAGCTTTGCCTTACTTTAACGGCACCGGCGGGACTGTTCAGAAGGGAAGGCCCAGGAAGCGGAAAAGTCCGGCCATGGGGATAGACATAGCCAGTTACAACTCAG GTTGTAACGAAAACGAAGCGGATCACCTGGATCGAGATCAGCAGTCCTACCCACCCTCCCAGAAGACCAAACGCATGCGCACCTCCTTCAAGCACCACCAGCTCCGCACCATGAAATCCTACTTCGCCATTAACCACAATCCGGACGCCAAGGATTTAAAACAACTGGCCCAGAAGACAGGCCTGACCAAAAGAGTTCTACAG GGAGAACAAATCATGGGGCATTACAGCAATACTTCCCGACGTTTGAAAATTCCCTAA
- the lhx9 gene encoding LIM/homeobox protein Lhx9 isoform X3: MEVVGCKAKESSCTLRPAAMLFHGISGDHIQGIMEEMERRSKTDSRLAKGVQMNGRETTMPSMNPEKPALCAGCGGKISDRYYLLAVDKQWHLRCLKCCECKLALESELTCFAKDGSIYCKEDYYRRFSVQRCARCHLGISASEMVMRARDSVYHLSCFTCTTCNKTLTTGDHFGMKDNLVYCRAHFETLVQGDYHPQLNYAELAAKGAGLALPYFNGTGGTVQKGRPRKRKSPAMGIDIASYNSGCNENEADHLDRDQQSYPPSQKTKRMRTSFKHHQLRTMKSYFAINHNPDAKDLKQLAQKTGLTKRVLQVWFQNARAKFRRNILRQENGGVDKADGSSLPPPSADGSALTPPSTATTLTDLTNPSITVVTSVTSSLDSQDSGSPSQTTLTNLF, encoded by the exons ATGGAAGTTGTGGGGTGCAAGGCAAAAGAAAGCAGTTGCACATTGCGTCCAGCAGCCATGCTTTTCCACGGCATCTCCGGGGATCACATTCAAGGAAtcatggaggagatggagaggagatccAAAACGGATTCTCGTCTCGCCAAAGGGGTGCAAATGAACGGAAGAGAAACG ACAATGCCCTCCATGAATCCGGAGAAGCCTGCCCTGTGCGCCGGCTGTGGGGGAAAGATCTCGGACAGATACTACCTGCTGGCTGTGGACAAGCAGTGGCACCTCAGGTGTCTCAAGTGCTGTGAATGTAAACTGGCCCTGGAGTCAGAACTCACATGCTTCGCCAAGGATGGTAGCATTTACTGCAAAGAGGATTACTACAG AAGGTTCTCCGTGCAGAGATGTGCCCGCTGCCACCTCGGGATCTCGGCCTCGGAAATGGTGATGCGAGCAAGGGACTCCGTGTACCATCTCAGTTGCTTCACGTGCACTACCTGCAACAAGACACTGACGACGGGCGACCATTTCGGCATGAAAGACAACTTGGTTTACTGCAGGGCTCATTTCGAGACCCTTGTGCAGGGAGACTACCACCCCCAGTTGAACTACGCCGAGTTAGCAGCCAAAGGCGCAGGCCTAGCTTTGCCTTACTTTAACGGCACCGGCGGGACTGTTCAGAAGGGAAGGCCCAGGAAGCGGAAAAGTCCGGCCATGGGGATAGACATAGCCAGTTACAACTCAG GTTGTAACGAAAACGAAGCGGATCACCTGGATCGAGATCAGCAGTCCTACCCACCCTCCCAGAAGACCAAACGCATGCGCACCTCCTTCAAGCACCACCAGCTCCGCACCATGAAATCCTACTTCGCCATTAACCACAATCCGGACGCCAAGGATTTAAAACAACTGGCCCAGAAGACAGGCCTGACCAAAAGAGTTCTACAG gtttggttccaaaacgcacGAGCCAAATTCAGAAGGAACATTTTGCGGCAGGAGAACGGGGGTGTTGATAAGGCCGACGGTTCGTCACTGCCTCCGCCCTCCGCCGATGGCTCAGCGCTCACTCCCCCCAGCACGGCCACCACACTAACAGACCTGACCAATCCCTCAATCACTGTAGTCACCTCAGTCACCTCTAGTCTGGACAGCCAGGACTCGGGGAGCCCCTCACAAACTACCTTGACAAATCTTTTCTAA
- the lhx9 gene encoding LIM/homeobox protein Lhx9 isoform X1, with protein sequence MEVVGCKAKESSCTLRPAAMLFHGISGDHIQGIMEEMERRSKTDSRLAKGVQMNGRETSFREYTMLFGHTSEINLDFKTMPSMNPEKPALCAGCGGKISDRYYLLAVDKQWHLRCLKCCECKLALESELTCFAKDGSIYCKEDYYRRFSVQRCARCHLGISASEMVMRARDSVYHLSCFTCTTCNKTLTTGDHFGMKDNLVYCRAHFETLVQGDYHPQLNYAELAAKGAGLALPYFNGTGGTVQKGRPRKRKSPAMGIDIASYNSGCNENEADHLDRDQQSYPPSQKTKRMRTSFKHHQLRTMKSYFAINHNPDAKDLKQLAQKTGLTKRVLQVWFQNARAKFRRNILRQENGGVDKADGSSLPPPSADGSALTPPSTATTLTDLTNPSITVVTSVTSSLDSQDSGSPSQTTLTNLF encoded by the exons ATGGAAGTTGTGGGGTGCAAGGCAAAAGAAAGCAGTTGCACATTGCGTCCAGCAGCCATGCTTTTCCACGGCATCTCCGGGGATCACATTCAAGGAAtcatggaggagatggagaggagatccAAAACGGATTCTCGTCTCGCCAAAGGGGTGCAAATGAACGGAAGAGAAACG TCATTCCGTGAATACACTATGCTGTTTGGCCATACCTCTGAAATCAACTTGGATTTCAAA ACAATGCCCTCCATGAATCCGGAGAAGCCTGCCCTGTGCGCCGGCTGTGGGGGAAAGATCTCGGACAGATACTACCTGCTGGCTGTGGACAAGCAGTGGCACCTCAGGTGTCTCAAGTGCTGTGAATGTAAACTGGCCCTGGAGTCAGAACTCACATGCTTCGCCAAGGATGGTAGCATTTACTGCAAAGAGGATTACTACAG AAGGTTCTCCGTGCAGAGATGTGCCCGCTGCCACCTCGGGATCTCGGCCTCGGAAATGGTGATGCGAGCAAGGGACTCCGTGTACCATCTCAGTTGCTTCACGTGCACTACCTGCAACAAGACACTGACGACGGGCGACCATTTCGGCATGAAAGACAACTTGGTTTACTGCAGGGCTCATTTCGAGACCCTTGTGCAGGGAGACTACCACCCCCAGTTGAACTACGCCGAGTTAGCAGCCAAAGGCGCAGGCCTAGCTTTGCCTTACTTTAACGGCACCGGCGGGACTGTTCAGAAGGGAAGGCCCAGGAAGCGGAAAAGTCCGGCCATGGGGATAGACATAGCCAGTTACAACTCAG GTTGTAACGAAAACGAAGCGGATCACCTGGATCGAGATCAGCAGTCCTACCCACCCTCCCAGAAGACCAAACGCATGCGCACCTCCTTCAAGCACCACCAGCTCCGCACCATGAAATCCTACTTCGCCATTAACCACAATCCGGACGCCAAGGATTTAAAACAACTGGCCCAGAAGACAGGCCTGACCAAAAGAGTTCTACAG gtttggttccaaaacgcacGAGCCAAATTCAGAAGGAACATTTTGCGGCAGGAGAACGGGGGTGTTGATAAGGCCGACGGTTCGTCACTGCCTCCGCCCTCCGCCGATGGCTCAGCGCTCACTCCCCCCAGCACGGCCACCACACTAACAGACCTGACCAATCCCTCAATCACTGTAGTCACCTCAGTCACCTCTAGTCTGGACAGCCAGGACTCGGGGAGCCCCTCACAAACTACCTTGACAAATCTTTTCTAA
- the lhx9 gene encoding LIM/homeobox protein Lhx9 isoform X2, whose translation MEVVGCKAKESSCTLRPAAMLFHGISGDHIQGIMEEMERRSKTDSRLAKGVQMNGRETSFREYTMLFGHTSEINLDFKTMPSMNPEKPALCAGCGGKISDRYYLLAVDKQWHLRCLKCCECKLALESELTCFAKDGSIYCKEDYYRFSVQRCARCHLGISASEMVMRARDSVYHLSCFTCTTCNKTLTTGDHFGMKDNLVYCRAHFETLVQGDYHPQLNYAELAAKGAGLALPYFNGTGGTVQKGRPRKRKSPAMGIDIASYNSGCNENEADHLDRDQQSYPPSQKTKRMRTSFKHHQLRTMKSYFAINHNPDAKDLKQLAQKTGLTKRVLQVWFQNARAKFRRNILRQENGGVDKADGSSLPPPSADGSALTPPSTATTLTDLTNPSITVVTSVTSSLDSQDSGSPSQTTLTNLF comes from the exons ATGGAAGTTGTGGGGTGCAAGGCAAAAGAAAGCAGTTGCACATTGCGTCCAGCAGCCATGCTTTTCCACGGCATCTCCGGGGATCACATTCAAGGAAtcatggaggagatggagaggagatccAAAACGGATTCTCGTCTCGCCAAAGGGGTGCAAATGAACGGAAGAGAAACG TCATTCCGTGAATACACTATGCTGTTTGGCCATACCTCTGAAATCAACTTGGATTTCAAA ACAATGCCCTCCATGAATCCGGAGAAGCCTGCCCTGTGCGCCGGCTGTGGGGGAAAGATCTCGGACAGATACTACCTGCTGGCTGTGGACAAGCAGTGGCACCTCAGGTGTCTCAAGTGCTGTGAATGTAAACTGGCCCTGGAGTCAGAACTCACATGCTTCGCCAAGGATGGTAGCATTTACTGCAAAGAGGATTACTACAG GTTCTCCGTGCAGAGATGTGCCCGCTGCCACCTCGGGATCTCGGCCTCGGAAATGGTGATGCGAGCAAGGGACTCCGTGTACCATCTCAGTTGCTTCACGTGCACTACCTGCAACAAGACACTGACGACGGGCGACCATTTCGGCATGAAAGACAACTTGGTTTACTGCAGGGCTCATTTCGAGACCCTTGTGCAGGGAGACTACCACCCCCAGTTGAACTACGCCGAGTTAGCAGCCAAAGGCGCAGGCCTAGCTTTGCCTTACTTTAACGGCACCGGCGGGACTGTTCAGAAGGGAAGGCCCAGGAAGCGGAAAAGTCCGGCCATGGGGATAGACATAGCCAGTTACAACTCAG GTTGTAACGAAAACGAAGCGGATCACCTGGATCGAGATCAGCAGTCCTACCCACCCTCCCAGAAGACCAAACGCATGCGCACCTCCTTCAAGCACCACCAGCTCCGCACCATGAAATCCTACTTCGCCATTAACCACAATCCGGACGCCAAGGATTTAAAACAACTGGCCCAGAAGACAGGCCTGACCAAAAGAGTTCTACAG gtttggttccaaaacgcacGAGCCAAATTCAGAAGGAACATTTTGCGGCAGGAGAACGGGGGTGTTGATAAGGCCGACGGTTCGTCACTGCCTCCGCCCTCCGCCGATGGCTCAGCGCTCACTCCCCCCAGCACGGCCACCACACTAACAGACCTGACCAATCCCTCAATCACTGTAGTCACCTCAGTCACCTCTAGTCTGGACAGCCAGGACTCGGGGAGCCCCTCACAAACTACCTTGACAAATCTTTTCTAA